A region of the Dermatophagoides farinae isolate YC_2012a chromosome 7, ASM2471394v1, whole genome shotgun sequence genome:
AGAGCGGTAGTGATGGCGGTGGTAATGGTGCCCTTGCTACTGTTGGTTTCTGTAAATTTGCAGCTTTTGCTTGtaattgttcattattaaGATATGAATAACGAATATTAACCGATGGCAGGCCATATGAATTATGATATAATTGTGGTTTTgttccaccaccattatcggCAGCAATCATCACGACTGGTGCTGATTGATGTGCATCaagattttgattatgattaaaattattcattgacTTTTTCGGCGGTGGTTCGGCAaaagaattcattgaaaatgaactaCTAGCTACTTGATAATCATTAAGTAAATTGGcctgatgaaattgatttaatttattaaattgattggCCACtgtattcgatgatgatgatgataaaggaACAGAAACTggtttgattattgattcagCCGGATGCATcattgtaaatgatgatgatggattaaCATTGGATGATGGACCACGATAAGAATTTGTTgctaatgattgatgatgattatcaaaatgatgcATTTGTGGTGGTTGAACAAATTGTGGCATATGAATACTTTCTTCAGCCATAAACATTGGCAGCATTTGTTGATTGACATTCAATTGACTATAAGCGgatggatgataatttttattagAATGTTGaccagtttttttcattgttttctgATTCTGTTGCTGAgctgatgacgacgatgatttATCCGATGTTCGTTTTCGTTTAGAAAATTTCGGTAATCGTGGTACTTTATTGAAAACACTTTTCTTATGTCTTGTTGGACGTTGTGtagttgttgtcgtcgtcatcacCTTCATCGTTtctgttgataatgattttcgttttctatcatttccatcatctggtttagtttttttcaatgattttggaAACTTGGGTATCATACGATTGAATGGATTCTTTAGccatttattattcgtttgttgttgatcaagaTGATCGGCTCGTGATTTAATCGATTGTTTATTAATATTAGTAGTGGCTGGATTCCAAAATGAATATCGTAATTTtgacattaatgatgaaaaatatgctGTAATGGCTTGTAATCTTGCCATATATGATGGATTTCGTTTAtagatttcatcaattttcgaTAAATTTAGATAGGAAAATCGTTTCgatttagatgatgattctgattgATCTTTAGAATCCTGTAATGTAATTGGTATCTGATCATGTTGTGCTGcaattcgatcatcatcatgatcggAACGTTCTTCGAAATCATCCataaattgttcatcatcattatcatcagctGCTATTGCATGTTGTTGTGCACGCAATACCTCTTGAATCATTGCCGATATATCACTGGCAGCTGGTTCAATTTGATCTAATCGATCCTCATTACCACCACTGGCACCACTACCAATATCTTGTGGTAGAATTTGATGTAAATCTTTAACAATTCTTTCTTCCGGCGGTACATATTGACAACCTTTTACCATCCATTTCCAATTACATTGAAGTGTGTCCTGGTTGAAACCCAATTCAAATGGACATTTAAATTCATATGCTTGCAGATAGGTTTTACCCAAATCGGAACAATAATGGAAATATTCACAATTCTCGGGATCTTGGAAAGAAACCAGCTTTTGTACAAACAAAACTTGAACcgcattgttgatgaaatttcaCCCGAACCAAACAAGTTGGTGACCATGATGGCCAATTACAGATCTggaaatattcatcaaaaaccAGACCAGGTGGACAATTATAATGTAATTTCTGTACACTGGTATCACGCATATTAAGTTTCATACAACGATAAAACCTGGTACAGTCTTCTGGATGTCTCATGTAACCATTATGATTACAAGGTAATATCACCTCATTACCAgcatcatcttgatcatcatcatcggttgaTCGTTCAACATTACCATATTTTTGTACGACatccaaaaatgattgaaaatattgttgaCTTGTATTGAAGAAAGCCAATGGATGACTTTTGACattgatatcatcattagctTGATTGAATACGGACAATGCACTACGTAGTAATGGATATGATCCAAGACcacattgattttgaaagtcatcatcattcagatgaaaaaatgcCATACCAGCAGCTCGTCTTAGTACAATATATTTAGcctaaaaaaattgtaatgaaaaaaaattgcaaaattttttttccaatttttttaccTTTAATTTGATGctaatttcatcatcgaatccaatccatttatcattgttataAATGTACGGTGCTGTTAGATCTTTTTCACGTACCAATGTCCAATTAACTTTATCACGAACATCACAGATctatttttggtttcatttgaaaatgataagtaattgaaaaattcaaaaaacaaaacaacaacgaaaaaaaacctttgaATGAGAAATTGTAGTGATTGGTTGATTATTTGTAATCCAACCGATTGCTTTCGATCCAGGCGTCGTTTGACTTTGATTTGCCATACGATATAATGTACCGAATGTTGGTACACCAATCACCAATTGATTGGAAGGCATACCCAATGCTAATGCTAGATCAACGATTGCATcctaatgaaaaattttttccgattATCACAGATTATTCGGACAaagttgaaatgaataactcaccatattttccatttcagaCATGCCATGTAATTTAGCTGGATGAATCAATGTATTGCCTTCTTGATCGAAATTAAAAGCAGGTAAATTTACGAAATCAACATATCTTAaaaataacaagaaaaaaaatgggttAACGAAAAACAAGGCCACAAGAAATTTTTGAACAACTTACTTGTTAATTTCAgcaaaatcataataatcggCTAAATGTTTTGGATAACGTGATGTTGTCAATGTTAGAATGGttctgttgttattattatcatcatcattttgtttaagACTTTCGCTTATTGACTATTTAATGGTGGTGTTGTTGAAATGAGatcagaatgaaaaaataatcattaattcatttaatgAACGGTTACTATCGATTAGAGAGCAAGTAAACGAACCTGAATAATCGATATAAGATATTGACgtttttgattattggaattgttttccattttaaaatattcataatcaatatcaacaCCATCAAGATTGTGGCGATTAATAAAATCACGAATACGTTTTGCGAAACGATGACGTAATGTATTCGATGCCGGCAATGGATAGGTAATGTTTTTTGAATCTTCCAAATTAAATGATGTGCCCGTAGGCCGTAATGATACGATAATTTTGACcattggatttttattcCGTAATGCCGATAGATATTTTAGGTCAcctacaaaaataaaacgaatcaaatattgataaattgaaaacaacacaacaacaacaacaacaacaaagtgcTAATAAAAAAACCTAACCTTTTTTACCGGCAATAAAagcaaaattttctttgacAGCAACATATGAATAGACAATATGTGTACAAAGACATGGATCCAGATCATATGGTCGATATTCATCTTCAACACGATAGAAACAGACCAATTTCTTTTTCGGAACATTTTCATCCAATGGACATCGATATGAttgtaattgatttgatgattgacctggaaaaaatgtataaaaataaaaattaaattttcatcatttgaaatagggagaaaaataacaataaacacacacacacacacacccagtCAAACATCaaagtcaatcaatcaaatgatgctgaataataataaaattcgatcatcatcatcataacacgGCGAAAAAAAGATCGATGACTAGATGATTGAAAGATAAAAATTCCGTTCTGTTTTCTGATTTTGTTTCCGAATAAAGAAAACTTTTCCGTAAGTAATAAATAAGTAATagaaagggaaaaaaactttatcgAAAACAATCGTATGATGACTACTAtaatagtaatgatgatgatgaattttaacgatttttttttcttcttgttttgtttatatatactgattgatgacgataatcgaagaaaaacttttgtttttttttcttgttcgaCTGAATTTTCACTATTTATATAGATGcatatatgatatgatgtgatattttttttctcataaaaCAACAGCGAtcaacgaaataaaaatgtatttTTGGTTACAACGACACGATCGTCTGGTAATCGGCCTATATATAATCGttaaccattatcattatcatcatcaatgggcaaacagaacaaataaattagtcagttgtgtgtgtgtgtattatgaGAGAGTTATTATattcgaaaagaaaaacatcaagaacattgaacaatcaacaatcgaatctgtaaaatgttaatgataatatgtTCAAATAAGGTTTacatttagtttttttttctttcattttcatcctgtttagattttcaatgaaaaatcccAATGGAATTTACTTCTCATTTCACCAATTTGTGTgagagaaaagaatttcaaatgtgCATTTTGGCTTACTGACTATAACCGACCaactagatgatgatgatgatcatcatcatatcgattaaattaaggtcaccaccatcactgtatattttttttagttgcCATCATTTTCACCATTAACCACACACgcatacgcacacacacagtcaCACACAATCTGATCATTGggattctcatcatcattcaaaaaaaaaaaaaaaaaaaatgatgaaaaagtagaaaaaaaaccaagttGTATTCAACGATAATCGATCAACGAtgatttgatcaacaacaacaacaacaaaaaaccctcattttcatcattcattcaattcacaattcaattcaagcataatttttcatcatcatcatcatcattcttaacggattattattattattaataatgataatacaCAGAAAcaacagcgaaaaaaatgaaagatttttttgaccaaaaaaaaagaatgatcatcatcatgagcaatgaaaataatcgaggaaaaaaaataaaaacattttttcatcatcatcatcagcatcggTTGTccagagtttttttttcttcaaacatcatgataatgatgctaAAAATATCCATCCATCCGTCGGTCGGTCGGTCGGTAGGtcggttgttgtttatcattccattccatgcaatgatgatgatgatgatgatgatcaacaagcaaacaagaaagaaagaaagaaaaatcccGTTAGATCccatcaagtttttttttttgattcaaaaatctTGTATGGTCATAGTTATTTAGTATTAagtcacatacacacacacacacacacacatcatcatcattattatttctagCTAGccatcaccataatcatccatacccaaaaaaaaaatatttgaactTGGcttccaaataaaaaaaattgaagcaAGCAAACAGTCACAATTTGATGaacaggattttttttatccatccatccatccatccatacaTCCAGCAAATAATTGAACAAAACTCAATAGAGTCCAAAATCTCATTTATTCAACACTTTTGATCCTGTcagtttgttgttttatcaaaattgatttgaattccgattgatcaataaatgtgaaagaaatttttcagcaagatttttgttttctggaaAATTTCtcgatgaaattttatttttcaatctttcAATATAACGAAAGTATTGAATggttcaaaattcaaattgagaACAATTTGAATCTGTCACACTGCTATTCAatgtgtcatcatcatttgtcatcagattataatcatcatcgatcgatttaaatttgaatttgaaaatctattttggaaaaaaaagaaatagaaaatgatTACGAAATAGGCGcccattttattttcgggccaacaacaacaataataatatccatTTCTATATATCCATGTTtggatttatttcattttcatccaatCACACCATTTTCGGTTACAAAATACCTTTTTATTCATgtacatttgaattgattttgttttttttttgaatttcgttcaatgaaatcaaaatgatgatcattttctttctttgatgttgaaaatatagatcatcatcatcatcatcatggaatgGACATCAATCactgaattgattgattttatcatcgatattttgcaatacaatgaaaaaaaaaatcaatattttttaaatggattttcaataccattcatttcaaatatacCACATATATATTACATAATTAAGAGACTGAAAattagacaacaacaaaaaaaattggatcatttcatcatcatcatcgacacaCAGTGAgaaaatattgttgttcattgtggccaaatgataaatttcatcattcaatttcgattGTAGATGATAAAGAcgaattaatttatttttcaattttagaaacaaagcaaaatttttagcaaaaacaaaaaaaaaactagaacaagaacaaattccatttttagcaagtgaaagaaaagaaaaaatacaaatcgaaatgtgattaaaaaaaatctttggaagaaaaatgaaaaacaaaaattactcatcatcatcgtagaCATAACATAacatcaaacattgaaaaccacacagaagaaaaagaaacaaaaacactggttgattatcatcatcattacaaacattatcattatcaccgaccatatttttttttttttaataattatgaATTGTATTATTTTCAAGTCAGCCgccattatcaacatcatcatatggcgCACGACTCTGTTCAGAGATCTTTCGAGATTTCGATTCGGTTGGTAGAttatcaaccaaccaaccaaccagaTTGATTCtatgataaattattattattattattattatcatcatcatcattatcattattctgaATCAATCAAGTGGATCAATACTACCACTATCACTATTATCATCTACtatcaatcaaaagaaatggaaacagattcattcattcaattcatttcaatgaatttatcgattcaattgGATGGACAATATTGGCAAATATAATATCGATATATACATTGTTTGACAtgtatcgattgattgattggattggattggattggatttatttatttatatttagtttgttttgtgttcaacaaacaaacaaaccaaccaacaaaaaGATCAAGATCaaggatttttttgaaaaaaaaacaaaacaaacaaaacaaacctGATAGATGATATGAAGTACTggataataaatcatcatatggatAATGTTGTGGCTGTTGTCTATGATTCGAAACACTGGtcgttgttattatcatcaaccatatgtagatgaaattgaattttttccaaaatttttctattattgccattttttattgattgatgattgatgaaatatgaacaaaaaaaaacaaacaaacaaacaatctgatgtgatgaacaaaaagatCTCAAAATTGTTGTATTTTGGCACTTGGTGGTgat
Encoded here:
- the LOC124496610 gene encoding LOW QUALITY PROTEIN: uncharacterized protein LOC124496610 (The sequence of the model RefSeq protein was modified relative to this genomic sequence to represent the inferred CDS: deleted 1 base in 1 codon), which translates into the protein MAIIEKFWKKFNFIYIWLMIITTTSVSNHRQQPQHYPYDDLLSSTSYHLSGQSSNQLQSYRCPLDENVPKKKLVCFYRVEDEYRPYDLDPCLCTHIVYSYVAVKENFAFIAGKKGDLKYLSALRNKNPMVKIIVSLRPTGTSFNLEDSKNITYPLPASNTLRHRFAKRIRDFINRHNLDGVDIDYEYFKMENNSNNQKRQYLISIIQSISESLKQNDDDNNNNRTILTLTTSRYPKHLADYYDFAEINKYVDFVNLPAFNFDQEGNTLIHPAKLHGMSEMENMDAIVDLALALGMPSNQLVIGVPTFGTLYRMANQSQTTPGSKAIGWITNNQPITTISHSKICDVRDKVNWTLVREKDLTAPYIYNNDKWIGFDDEISIKLKAKYIVLRRAAGMAFFHLNDDDFQNQCGLGSYPLLRSALSVFNQANDDINVKSHPLAFFNTSQQYFQSFLDVVQKYGNVERSTDDDDQDDAGNEVILPCNHNGYMRHPEDCTRFYRCMKLNMRDTSVQKLHYNCPPGLVFDEYFQICNWPSWSPTCLVRVKFHQQCGSSFVCTKAGFFQDPENCEYFHYCSDLGKTYLQAYEFKCPFELGFNQDTLQCNWKWMVKGCQYVPPEERIVKDLHQILPQDIGSGASGGNEDRLDQIEPAASDISAMIQEVLRAQQHAIAADDNDDEQFMDDFEERSDHDDDRIAAQHDQIPITLQDSKDQSESSSKSKRFSYLNLSKIDEIYKRNPSYMARLQAITAYFSSLMSKLRYSFWNPATTNINKQSIKSRADHLDQQQTNNKWLKNPFNRMIPKFPKSLKKTKPDDGNDRKRKSLSTETMKVMTTTTTTQRPTRHKKSVFNKVPRLPKFSKRKRTSDKSSSSSAQQQNQKTMKKTGQHSNKNYHPSAYSQLNVNQQMLPMFMAEESIHMPQFVQPPQMHHFDNHHQSLATNSYRGPSSNVNPSSSFTMMHPAESIIKPVSVPLSSSSSNTVANQFNKLNQFHQANLLNDYQVASSSFSMNSFAEPPPKKSMNNFNHNQNLDAHQSAPVVMIAADNGGGTKPQLYHNSYGLPSVNIRYSYLNNEQLQAKAANLQKPTVARAPLPPPSLPLSIQPALSPGGVPVKIEATKINFPEHILSEEELNSADLQLEQFLRTKFISTLPFNNKQLLALPESSLPPQLQRPKPLQTTHAPQLRQLSTKPQSQPLNHYQHHHQLLVPQHNQQSIVNSAVTGLPVTLTTAKQSNLNSVLNRHVINYHQLQQPPQPQQQQFHYTSTPTTSKPNQMNKFSSFITSTDWFNNERQKFFEQNRALQLQKQQQQLQQTRTTPTTTTTTTTTPRPTIPTTRKPKVIAQPQSFRPIISVPLPTSKTPVNYKLTPITDNVFELNNKQQHHHQYQPSKPNRSSSPRPKISKPITTTTTLASSSYHDSYDPHMINRPIELVRSTSKPQIKYDSYEWTTPSSLKDNKMHVDFNLMSAKDIDDEINSKKHFFKDDHSQGSSSSAFRPLDRPIQDYNRHNNFFPPIGDVFENYAATSEQPKASTQSFVHQPPPSSSSSSSPSTTTTKSMYTTSYDDHTTPVPWLSTHQTFNTNPSLQLLANAANINDTNEYIMLMLNKAAGNDPNLEKSLSQLLQHTKNIGKFYNVESDGNAQTILALLPDKPNHRRPFVYKGENSLLRNLSLYNGLLDPNLLPPTGDQILQKLDISKPDSDVLQAIFDKVKDELHGTEKLIPYEIDGIDYSGGSGGGGVSMHQARRIPQGTSGGSSSVADRYNDVSRNISPFTKAFTIRTTTTTTTTTTSSTTTSPPTTTTTATLPTISPTRQSWPSLDPYDDNNRIIVPNYPAPRMPTNRSSNVWYQDVPRLIDNNFADINGAYPDHDDDQPVVVGGYTTEESRTRSSIPTTTTTTTAAYTQPPSTTTTSTTTTESTIQYNPTTQKSSYPYRRPGGGQHRGRRPEYGHRQRGHQLHRQPQPQLAKTTIVPSIDHHHHHQRQPESTRYSNHFGQKLRVGNGDNDPTVDDINDSDRNVFYEEELPNFQDLRYPENQNYHHHHQRQRSSTTSTTTTTTTARPTTTTQMTTTSATTQQPITTESLINSIENTYYPESTIHNLMPDKSGIPESACTRPGIFQHPNDCNKYYECYWDKHINKFTLHPFECPVKLAFDSRIIGCASPNDPTVCVQY